In Phocoena sinus isolate mPhoSin1 chromosome 10, mPhoSin1.pri, whole genome shotgun sequence, a single genomic region encodes these proteins:
- the CACNA1I gene encoding voltage-dependent T-type calcium channel subunit alpha-1I — translation MRILVNLLLDTLPMLGNVLLLCFFVFFIFGIIGVQLWAGLLRNRCFLEENFTIQGDVALPPYYQPEEDDEMPFICSLSGDNGIMGCHEIPPLKEQGRECCLSKDDVYDFGAGRQDLNASGLCVNWNRYYNVCRTGSANPHKGAINFDNIGYAWIVIFQVITLEGWVEIMYYVMDAHSFYNFIYFILLIIVGSFFMINLCLVVIATQFSETKQREHRLMLEQRQRYLSSSTVASYAEPGDCYEEIFQYVCHILRKAKRRALGLYQALQRRRQAPGAPGSTKPKPHVKEPRHYELCPRHSPPDSTLHTLVQPVSAILASDPASCPRCQHEAGRPPSGLGSSNSGQEGSGSGGSGDGEDEAGGHGARSGEDGASLELEKEDEEGRADGAAWLCGDVWRETRAKLRGIVESKYFNRGIMMAILVNTISMGIEHHQQPEELTNILEICNVVFTSMFALEMLLKLAAFGLFDYLRNPYNIFDSVIVIISVWEIVGQADGGLSVLRTFRLLRVLKLVRFMPALRRQLVVLMKTMDNVATFCMLLMLFIFIFSILGMHIFGCKFSLRTDTGDTVPDRKNFDSLLWAIVTVFQILTQEDWNIVLYNGMASTSPWASLYFVALMTFGNYVLFNLLVAILVEGFQAEGDANRSYSDEDQSSSNMEEFDKLQEGLDSGGDPKLCPIPMTPNGHLDPNLPLGGHLGPTGAAASAPRLSLQPDPVLMALGSRKSSVMSLGRVSYDQRSLSSSRSSYHGPWGRSGAWASRRSSWNSLKHKPPSAEHESLLSAAERSSGARACEGAREEAPLRAAPPHALHAPHVPHAHQAQHGPHLAHRHCHHRRTLSLDTRDSVDLAELVPAVGTHPRTAWRAAGPVPGHEDCNGRMPSIAKDVFTKMDDRRDPGEDGEEMDYTLCFRVRKMIDVYKPDWCEVRKDWSVYLFSPENRFRVLCQTIIAHKLFDYVVLAFIFLNCITIALERPQIEAGSTERIFLTVSNYIFTAIFVGEMTLKHSTDGLGGSPPLGPSHWVGLLGLGKAGCGQLRARCPGAHNPFPVSWRYLLEVQGTAVVSLGLYFGEQAYLRSSWNVLDGFLVFVSIIDIVVSLASAGGAKILGVLRVLRLLRTLRPLRVISRAPGLKLVVETLISSLKPIGNIVLICCAFFVIFGILGVQLFKGKFYHCLGIDTRNITNRSDCVAANYRWVHHKYNFDNLGQALMSLFVLASKDGWVNIMYNGLDAVAVDQQPVPNHNPWMLLYFISFLLIVSFFVLNMFVGVVVENFHKCRQHQEAEEARRREEKRLRRLEKKRRKAQRLPYYATYCPTRLLIHSMCTSHYLDIFITSIICLNVVTMSLEHYNQPTSLETALKYCNYMFTTVFVLEAVLKLVAFGLRRFFKDRWNQLDLAIVLLSVMGITLEEIEINAALPINPTIIRIMRVLRIARVLKLLKMATGMRALLDTVVQALPQVGNLGLLFMLLFFIYAALGVELFGKLVCNDENPCEGMSRHATFENFGMAFLTLFQVSTGDNWNGIMKDTLRDCTHDERSCLSSLQFVSPLYFVSFVLTAQFVLINVVVAVLMKHLDDSNKEAQEDAEMDAELELEIAHGLGPGPRPPAGSPGAHVPGCGPGGAGSAGDAEGHLIRNCYSPAQENLWLDSVSLIIKDSLEGELTIIDNLSGSIFHHYSSPASCEKCHHDKQEVQLAETEAFSLNSDRSSSILLGDDLSLEDPAACPPGPGDSKGEPDPPEPMRVGDLGECFFPLSNMAVSSDPENFLCEMESIPFNPVRSWLKHESNQAAPPSPFSPDASNPLLPMPAEFFHPAVAASQKGQEKAAGAGTLPKIALQGSWASLRLPSVNCTLRQQATGSNTSLEGSRSSSAGSLQTTLEDSLTLSDSPRRALGPPAPASGLRAGPSPAARRRPSLRGQGQFSLSGLRAHQRSHSSGGSTSPGCTLHDSMDPSDEEGAGGRAGGGAGSEHSETLSSLSLTSLFGPPPPPPGLPPARRFSSTSSLAAGPGRPRAAARPQGLARSPSWAADRRKDPPCQADPAAARGPWAPEPQPPPGEPQPGDAASQGRR, via the exons GTGGGCTCCTTCTTCATGATCAACCTGTGCCTCGTTGTCATAGCGACCCAGTTCTCGGAGACCAAGCAGCGGGAACACCGTCTGATGTTGGAGCAGCGGCAGCGTTACCTGTCCTCCAGCACGGTGGCCAGCTACGCCGAGCCCGGCGACTGCTACGAGGAGATCTTCCAGTACGTCTGCCACATCCTGCGCAAGGCCAAGCGCCGGGCCCTGGGCCTCTACCAGGCCCTGCAGAGGCGGCGCCAGGCCCCGGGGGCACCCGGCTCCACCAAGCCCAAGCCCCACGTCAAGGAGCCCAGGCACTACG AGCTGTGCCCCCGACACAGCCCCCCGGACTCGACGCTCCACACGCTGGTGCAGCCCGTCTCTGCCATTCTGGCCTCCGACCCCGCCAGCTGCCCCCGCTGCCAGCACGAGGCGGGCCGGCCGCCCTCAGGCCTGGGCAGCAGCAACTCGGGCCAGGAGGGCTCGGGCTCCGGGGGCTCGGGCGACGGCGAGGACGAGGCCGGTGGGCACGGGGCCCGGAGCGGTGAGGATGGGGCCTCCTTGGAGCTGGAGAAGGAGGACGAGGAGGGGCGGGCGGACGGGGCTGCCTGGCTGTGCGGAGACGTGTGGCGGGAGACGCGAGCCAAGCTGCGGGGCATCGTGGAGAGCAAGTACTTCAACCGGGGCATCATGATGGCCATCCTGGTCAACACCATCAGCATGGGCATTGAGCACCACCAGCAG CCCGAGGAGCTGACCAACATCCTGGAGATCTGCAACGTGGTCTTCACCAGCATGTTCGCCCTGGAGATGCTGCTGAAGCTGGCTGCCTTCGGGCTCTTTGACTACCTGCGGAACCCCTACAACATCTTCGACAGCGTCATTGTCATCATCAG CGTCTGGGAGATCGTGGGGCAGGCGGACGGCGGGCTGTCGGTGCTGCGGACCTTCCGGCTGCTGCGGGTGCTCAAGCTCGTGCGCTTCATGCCCGCGCTGCGGCGGCAGCTCGTGGTGCTCATGAAGACCATGGACAACGTGGCCACCTTCTGCATGCTGCTCATGCTGTTCATCTTCATCTTCAG CATCCTTGGGATGCACATCTTTGGCTGCAAATTCAGCCTCCGCACGGACACGGGAGACACAGTCCCTGACCGGAAGAACTTCGACTCCCTGCTGTGGGCCATTGTCACGGTGTTCCAG ATCCTTACCCAGGAGGACTGGAACATCGTCCTCTACAATGGCATGGCCTCCACCTCCCCCTGGGCCTCCCTCTACTTCGTTGCCCTCATGACCTTCGGCAACTATGTGCTCTTCAACCTGCTGGTGGCCATCCTGGTGGAGGGCTTCCAGGCGGAG GGCGACGCCAATCGCTCCTACTCGGACGAGGACCAGAGCTCATCCAACATGGAGGAGTTTGACAAGCTCCAGGAGGGCCTGGACAGTGGCGGAG ATCCCAAGCTCTGCCCAATCCCCATGACCCCCAATGGGCACCTGGACCCCAATCTCCCACTGGGTGGACATCTGGGCCCCACTGGGGCTGCAGCATCCGCCCCCCGCCTCTCGCTGCAGCCAGACCCCGTGCTAATGGCCTTGGGCTCCCGCAAGAGCAGTGTCATGTCACTGGGGAGGGTGAGCTACGACCAGCGCTCCCTG TCCAGCTCTCGGAGTTCCTATCACGGGCCGTGGGGCCGCAGTGGGGCCTGGGCCAGCCGTCGCTCCAGCTGGAACAGCCTCAAGCACAAGCCACCATCGGCGGAGCACGAGTCCCTGCTCTCGGCGGCGGAGCGCAGCAGCGGTGCCCGGGCCTGCGAAGGTGCCCGGGAGGAGGCGCCACTGCGGGCCGCGCCCCCGCACGCCCTGCACGCCCCGCACGTCCCGCACGCCCACCAAGCGCAGCATGGTCCCCACCTGGCGCACCGTCACTGCCACCACCGCCGGACGCTGTCCCTCGACACCAGAGATTCGGTGGACCTGGCCGAGCTGGTGCCCGCCGTGGGCACCCACCCACGGACTGCCTGGAGGGCGGCAGGCCCGGTCCCCGGGCACGAGGACTGCAATGGCAGGATGCCCAGCATCGCCAAGGACGTCTTCACCAAGATGGACGACCGCCGGGATCCCGGGGAGGACGGAGAGGAGATGGACTAC ACTCTGTGCTTCCGCGTCCGCAAGATGATTGACGTCTACAAGCCTGACTGGTGCGAAGTCCGCAAGGACTGGTCTGTCTACCTCTTCTCCCCCGAGAacag gTTCCGCGTCCTGTGTCAGACCATCATCGCCCACAAGCTCTTCGACTATGTCGTCCTGGCCTTCATCTTCCTCAACTGCATCACCATCGCCCTGGAGCGGCCCCAGATTGAGGCCGGCAGCACC GAACGCATCTTCCTCACTGTGTCCAACTACATCTTCACAGCCATCTTTGTGGGCGAGATGACACTGAAG CATTCCACAGATGGTCTTGGAGGCTCACCCCCACTTGGTCCCAGCCACTGGGTTGGGCTCCTAGGACTGGGGAAGGCGGGATGCGGTCAGCTTCGTGCCCGCTGCCCAGGAGCTCACAACCCATTTCCAGTGTCGTGGAGGTACCTGCTGGAGGTGCAGGGCACAGCG GTGGTGTCGCTGGGCCTGTACTTCGGTGAGCAGGCGTACCTGCGCAGCAGCTGGAATGTGCTGGATGGCTTCCTTGTCTTCGTGTCAATCATCGACATTGTGGTGTCCCTGGCCTCGGCCGGGGGAGCCAAGATCCTGGGGGTCCTCCGGGTCCTGAGGCTGCTACGCACCCTACGACCCCTGCG TGTCATCAGCCGGGCACCTGGCCTGAAGCTGGTGGTGGAGACGCTCATCTCCTCCCTCAAGCCCATCGGCAACATCGTCCTCATCTGCTGTGCGTTCTTCGTCATCTTCGGCATCCTGGGGGTGCAG ctcttcAAGGGCAAGTTCTACCACTGTCTGGGCATAGACACCCGCAACATCACCAACCGCTCCGACTGTGTGGCCGCCAACTACCGCTGGGTCCACCACAAGTACAACTTCGACAATCTGGGCCAG GCCCTGATGTCCCTCTTTGTGCTGGCCTCCAAGGACGGCTGGGTGAACATCATGTACAATGGACTGGACGCCGTCGCTGTGGACCAGCAG CCGGTGCCCAACCACAACCCCTGGATGCTGCTCTACTTCATCTCCTTCCTGCTCATCGTCAGCTTCTTCGTGCTCAACATGTTCGTGGGCGTCGTGGTGGAGAACTTCCACAAGTGCCGGCAGCACCAGGAGGCCGAGGAGGCGCGGCGGCGCGAGGAGAAGCGGCTGCGGCGCCTGGAGAAGAAACGCCGGA agGCCCAGCGGCTGCCCTACTATGCCACCTACTGTCCCACGCGGCTGCTCATCCATTCCATGTGCACCAGCCACTACCTGGACATCTTCATCACCTCCATCATCTGCCTCAATGTGGTCACCATGTCCCTGGAGCACTACAATCAGCCCACG TCTCTGGAGACAGCCCTCAAGTACTGCAACTACATGTTCACCACTGTCTTTGTGCTGGAGGCTGTGCTGAAGCTGGTGGCATTTGGTCTGAGGCGCTTCTTCAAGGACCG GTGGAACCAGCTGGACCTGGCCATCGTGCTGCTGTCGGTAATGGGCATCACGCTGGAGGAGATCGAGATCAACGCGGCGCTGCCCATCAACCCCACCATCATCCGCATCATGCGGGTCCTGCGCATCGCCCGGG TGCTGAAGCTCCTGAAGATGGCCACGGGGATGCGGGCCCTGCTGGACACCGTGGTGCAAGCGCTGCCCCAG GTGGGCAACCTGGGCCTCCTCTTCATGCTGCTCTTCTTCATCTACGCTGCCCTGGGAGTGGAGCTCTTCGGGAAGCTGG TCTGCAATGACGAGAACCCCTGTGAGGGCATGAGCCGGCACGCCACCTTCGAGAACTTCGGCATGGCCTTCCTCACGCTCTTCCAGGTCTCCACTGGCGACAACTGGAACGGGATCATGAAG GACACCCTGCGGGACTGCACCCATGACGAGCGCAGCTGCCTGAGCAGCCTGCAGTTCGTGTCGCCGCTGTACTTCGTCAGCTTCGTGCTCACGGCCCAGTTCGTGCTCATCAACGTGGTGGTGGCCGTGCTCATGAAGCACCTGGACGACAGCAACAAGGAGGCCCAGGAGGACGCTGAGATGGACGCCGAGCTGGAGCTGGAGATTGCCCACGGCCTGGGCCCCGGCCCGCGGCCACCTGCCGGCTCCCCGGGGGCACACGTGCCTGGCTGCGGGCCAGGAGGGGCGGGTAGCGCGGGCGACGCCGAGGGCCACCTGATCCGAAACTGCTATTCGCCAGCCCAG GAGAACCTGTGGCTGGACAGCGTCTCTTTAATCATCAAGGACTCCTTGGAGGGGGAGCTGACCATCATCGACAACCTGTCCGGCTCCATCTTCCACCACTACTCCTCGCCGGCCAGCTGCGAGAAGTGTCACCATGACAAGCAGGAG GTGCAGCTGGCCGAGACAGAGGCCTTCTCCCTGAACTCAGACAGGTCCTCGTCCATCCTGCTTGGCGATGACCTGAGTCTGGAGGACCCTGCAGCCTGCCCACCCGGCCCCGGAGACAGCAAG GGTGAGCCGGACCCACCTGAGCCGATGCGGGTAGGGGACCTGGGTGAATGCTTCTTCCCCTTATCCAACATGGCTGTCTCGTCGGATCCGGAGAACTTCCTGTGTGAGATGGAGTCGATCCCATTCAACCCCGTTCGGTCCTGGCTGAAACACGAGAGCAACCAAG caGCGCCGCCGAGCCCCTTCTCCCCGGATGCCTCCAACCCACTCCTGCCCATGCCGGCTGAGTTCTTCCACCCTGCTGTGGCCGCCAGCCAGAAAGGACAGGAGAAGGCCGCTGGTGCCGGGACACTCCCCAAGATTGCCCTGCAGGGCTCCTGGGCGTCCCTGCGGTTGCCAAGCGTCAACTGCACCCTCCGTCAGCAA GCCACGGGGAGCAACACGTCGCTGGAGGGCAGCCGCAGCAGCTCGGCGGGCAGCCTGCAGACCACGCTGGAGGACAGCCTGACCCTGAGCGACAGCCCGCGACGCGCCCTGGGGCCGCCCGCGCCCGCCTCGGGGCTCCGCGCCGGCCCGTCGCCAGCCGCCCGCCGTCGCCCGAGCCTGCGGGGCCAGGGCCAGTTCAGCCTGAGCGGGCTGCGGGCGCATCAGCGCAGCCACAGCAGCGGGGGCTCCACCAGCCCGGGCTGCACCCTGCACGACTCCATGGACCCGTCGGACGAGGAGGGCGCGGGCGGCCGGGCCGGCGGGGGCGCGGGCAGCGAGCACTCGGAGACGCTCAGCAGCCTTTCGCTCACCTCCCTCTTCgggccgccgcccccgccgcccggcCTCCCGCCCGCGCGCAGGTTCAGCAGTACCAGCAGCCTGGCCGCCGGCCCCGGCCGCCCCCGCGCCGCCGCCCGGCCCCAAGGCCTGGCCCGCAGCCCCTCCTGGGCCGCCGATCGCCGCAAGGACCCGCCGTGCCAGGCCGATCCGGCCGCCGCCCGGGGCCCCTGGGCGCCCGAGCCGCAGCCGCCGCCGGGGGAGCCACAGCCCGGGGACGCCGCGAGCCAGGGGAGGAGATGA